From Solwaraspora sp. WMMD1047, the proteins below share one genomic window:
- the yjfF gene encoding galactofuranose ABC transporter, permease protein YjfF — MTTQGTVATLAPRAWRPQQRYVPVLATLILLVVMYTAGVLNYPGFSDTQVVLNVFINNAFLLVVGVGMTFVILTGGIDLSVGAVVALSTMLAATMLGTWNWPAAVALPAVLLVGSLLGAGMGAIIHYFDIQPFIVTLAGMFLARGLCYTISTSSIPITDPFWTSMAQERIRFGGFFISPSVVVALFVVAIAAWVLAYTRLGRNTYAFGGNPQSALLMGLPVARTQIGVYTISGFCSALGGVLLSFYMLSGNGLHAVGMELDAIAAVVIGGTLLSGGSGFVLGTVLGVLVLGLIQSIITFQGNLSSWWTKIVIGVLLFVFILLQRTVTRSRRSG; from the coding sequence ATGACGACCCAGGGAACCGTCGCGACCCTCGCGCCGCGCGCCTGGCGACCACAGCAACGCTACGTCCCGGTGCTGGCGACGCTGATCCTGCTGGTGGTGATGTACACCGCGGGGGTGCTGAACTACCCGGGCTTCTCCGACACCCAGGTGGTGCTGAACGTCTTCATCAACAACGCGTTCCTGCTCGTGGTCGGGGTCGGGATGACCTTCGTCATCCTGACCGGCGGGATCGACCTGTCGGTGGGCGCGGTGGTCGCGCTGAGCACCATGCTGGCGGCGACGATGCTGGGCACGTGGAACTGGCCGGCCGCGGTGGCACTGCCCGCGGTGCTGCTGGTCGGATCGCTGCTCGGCGCCGGGATGGGCGCGATCATCCACTACTTCGACATCCAGCCGTTCATCGTCACCCTCGCCGGCATGTTCCTCGCCCGGGGTCTCTGCTACACGATCAGCACCTCGTCGATCCCGATCACCGATCCGTTCTGGACGTCGATGGCGCAGGAGCGGATCCGGTTCGGTGGGTTCTTCATCTCCCCCAGCGTGGTCGTCGCGCTGTTCGTGGTCGCCATCGCGGCCTGGGTGCTCGCCTACACCCGGCTCGGCCGCAACACCTACGCGTTCGGCGGGAACCCGCAGTCCGCCCTGCTGATGGGGCTGCCGGTGGCCCGGACCCAGATCGGGGTCTACACCATCAGCGGGTTCTGCTCGGCGCTCGGCGGGGTGCTGCTCAGCTTCTACATGCTCTCCGGCAACGGGCTGCACGCCGTCGGCATGGAGCTCGACGCGATCGCGGCCGTGGTGATCGGCGGCACGTTGCTCAGCGGCGGTTCGGGCTTCGTGCTCGGCACCGTGCTTGGGGTGCTGGTGCTCGGCCTGATCCAGTCCATCATCACCTTTCAGGGAAACCTGAGCTCGTGGTGGACCAAGATCGTCATCGGGGTGCTGCTCTTCGTCTTCATCCTGTTGCAGCGCACCGTGACCCGTAGCCGGCGGAGCGGGTAG
- the araB gene encoding ribulokinase yields the protein MGENHTDQYVIGVDYGTLSGRAVVVRVADGAEVGSAVHEYEYGAISERLPATGAPLPGNWALQLPADWRAVLREAVPKAVAAAAVDPAAVIGIATDFTACTVLPALADGTPLNELPELADRPHAYPKLWKHHAAQPHADRVNQVAEERGEPWLARYGGRISAEWQFAKALQVLTEDPEVYARADRWIEAADWIVWQLTGVETRNVCTAGYKGIHQDGYPSRDYLAALHPDFAGFVDDKLAHPLAPLGGLAGRLTDEAAAWTGLPAGIAVAVGNVDAHVTAAAAKAVEPGQLVAIMGTSTCHVMNSDALAEVPGMCGVVRDGIVPGLWGYEAGQSGVGDIFAWFVANSLPAGYAERAAERGLDPHQYLTELAAAQRPGQHGLVALDWHNGNRSVLVDHYLSGMIVGQTLATRPEEQYRALIEATAFGTRTIVDAFESAGVPVTEFIVAGGLLKNTFLMQVYADVLRRPLSVIDSEQGPALGSAIHAAVAAGAYPDIRAAAQAMGKVRRAVYTPDPAAADVYDRLYAEYRLLHDHFGRGGNDVLHRLHALREEATR from the coding sequence GTGGGCGAGAACCACACCGACCAGTACGTGATCGGCGTCGACTACGGCACGCTGTCCGGCCGGGCCGTGGTGGTCCGGGTGGCCGACGGCGCCGAGGTCGGCTCGGCCGTGCACGAGTACGAGTACGGCGCCATCTCCGAGCGGCTGCCGGCCACCGGCGCGCCGCTGCCGGGGAACTGGGCGCTGCAGCTGCCGGCCGACTGGCGGGCGGTGCTGCGCGAGGCGGTGCCGAAGGCGGTGGCGGCGGCCGCCGTCGACCCGGCGGCCGTGATCGGCATCGCCACCGACTTCACCGCCTGCACCGTGCTGCCGGCGTTGGCCGACGGCACCCCGCTCAACGAGCTGCCGGAGCTGGCCGACCGGCCGCACGCCTATCCGAAGCTGTGGAAGCACCACGCCGCCCAGCCGCACGCCGACCGGGTCAACCAGGTCGCCGAGGAACGCGGGGAGCCGTGGCTGGCCCGCTACGGCGGCCGGATCTCGGCGGAATGGCAGTTCGCCAAGGCGTTGCAGGTGCTCACCGAGGACCCGGAGGTGTACGCCCGCGCGGACCGGTGGATCGAGGCGGCAGACTGGATCGTCTGGCAGCTGACCGGGGTGGAGACCCGCAACGTCTGCACCGCCGGGTACAAGGGCATCCACCAGGACGGCTACCCGTCCCGCGACTACCTGGCCGCGCTGCACCCCGACTTCGCCGGCTTCGTCGACGACAAGCTCGCCCACCCGCTCGCCCCGCTCGGCGGGCTGGCCGGCCGGCTCACCGACGAGGCGGCCGCCTGGACCGGTCTGCCGGCCGGCATCGCGGTGGCGGTGGGCAACGTCGACGCGCACGTCACGGCCGCGGCGGCCAAGGCCGTCGAGCCGGGCCAGCTGGTCGCCATCATGGGCACCTCCACCTGCCACGTGATGAACTCCGACGCCCTGGCCGAGGTGCCGGGCATGTGCGGCGTCGTGCGGGACGGCATCGTGCCCGGCCTGTGGGGGTACGAGGCGGGCCAGAGCGGGGTGGGTGACATCTTCGCCTGGTTCGTGGCCAACTCACTGCCGGCCGGTTACGCCGAGCGGGCCGCCGAGCGCGGCCTGGACCCGCACCAGTACCTGACCGAGCTGGCCGCCGCGCAGCGACCCGGCCAGCACGGCCTGGTGGCGCTGGACTGGCACAACGGCAACCGGTCGGTACTTGTCGACCACTACCTGTCCGGGATGATCGTCGGGCAGACCCTGGCCACCCGGCCGGAGGAGCAGTACCGCGCACTCATCGAGGCGACCGCCTTCGGCACCCGCACCATTGTGGACGCATTCGAGTCCGCCGGGGTCCCGGTCACCGAGTTCATCGTGGCTGGCGGGCTGCTCAAGAACACCTTCCTGATGCAGGTCTACGCCGACGTGCTGCGCCGGCCGCTGAGCGTGATCGACTCCGAACAGGGGCCGGCGCTCGGCTCGGCGATCCACGCGGCGGTGGCCGCCGGGGCGTACCCGGACATTCGGGCCGCGGCCCAGGCGATGGGCAAGGTACGCCGCGCGGTCTACACTCCCGACCCGGCCGCCGCCGACGTCTACGACCGGCTCTACGCCGAGTACCGACTGCTGCACGACCACTTCGGCCGGGGCGGCAACGACGTACTGCACCGGTTGCACGCGCTACGCGAGGAGGCGACCCGATGA
- a CDS encoding ABC transporter substrate-binding protein, whose protein sequence is MVAALAACGGDTGGEPADDGQITLGFSQVGAESGWRTANTKSIQDAAKEAGIKLQFSDAQQKQENQIQALRSFVTQKVDVIAFSPVVETGWDTVLREIKDAGIPVILTDRAVDSADTSLYKSFIGSDFVLEGKKAGEWLVAEYEGTTEQVNIVELQGTTGSAPANDRKAGFAEVIGADPKFKIVASQTGEFTRAKGKEVMDAFLKSNSDIDVLYAHNDDMGLGAIEAIEGAGLKPGVDIKIITVDAVKDGMQALADGKINFIVECSPLLGPQLMELVKKVDAGEEVEARVLTEETTFTQEQAKAVLPERQY, encoded by the coding sequence ATGGTCGCCGCGCTGGCCGCCTGTGGTGGCGATACCGGGGGAGAGCCCGCCGACGACGGCCAGATCACGCTCGGGTTTTCCCAGGTGGGCGCGGAGAGTGGCTGGCGAACCGCGAACACCAAGTCGATCCAGGATGCGGCCAAGGAGGCCGGCATCAAACTCCAGTTCTCCGACGCGCAGCAGAAGCAGGAGAACCAGATCCAGGCGCTGCGGTCCTTCGTCACCCAGAAGGTCGACGTCATCGCCTTCTCGCCGGTGGTCGAGACCGGCTGGGACACCGTGCTGCGCGAGATCAAGGACGCCGGGATCCCGGTGATCCTGACCGACCGGGCCGTGGACTCGGCCGACACCTCGCTGTACAAGAGCTTCATCGGCTCGGACTTCGTGCTGGAGGGCAAGAAGGCCGGCGAGTGGCTGGTCGCGGAGTACGAGGGCACGACGGAGCAGGTGAACATCGTCGAGCTGCAGGGCACCACCGGCTCGGCGCCCGCGAACGACCGGAAGGCCGGCTTCGCCGAGGTGATCGGCGCGGACCCGAAGTTCAAGATCGTTGCCTCGCAGACGGGCGAGTTCACCCGTGCCAAGGGCAAGGAGGTCATGGACGCCTTCCTGAAGTCCAACAGCGACATCGACGTGCTCTACGCCCACAACGACGACATGGGTCTGGGTGCGATCGAGGCGATCGAGGGCGCCGGCCTCAAGCCCGGCGTGGACATCAAGATCATCACCGTGGATGCTGTCAAGGACGGCATGCAGGCGCTCGCCGATGGCAAGATCAACTTCATCGTCGAGTGCAGCCCGCTGCTCGGCCCACAGCTCATGGAGCTGGTCAAGAAGGTCGACGCCGGGGAGGAAGTCGAGGCCCGGGTGCTCACCGAGGAGACCACCTTCACCCAGGAGCAGGCCAAGGCCGTGCTCCCGGAGCGACAGTACTGA
- a CDS encoding sugar ABC transporter ATP-binding protein, which yields MVEPEPLVTMTGIGKAFPGVRALDDVNFRLLPGEVHALMGENGAGKSTLIKVLTGVYDIDEGEIRLAGVPVRFTGPLQAQRAGVSTVYQEVNLCANLSVAENIFIGREPHRFGRIHWSKMRDDAAGLLRRLGVEVNPSSLLGSHSLAIQQMVAIARAIDISAKVLILDEPTSSLDAAEVEQLFRVIRKLRDEGMAILFVTHFLDQVYEVSDRITVLRNGRLVGEYATRELPQLELVAKMIGQELAALEQLEEQPKPSLAALEGGEPVVEAHELGRTGAVEPFSLAIHSGEVVGLAGLLGSGRTEAARLFFGADRADRGELRAGGRPVTMRGPRVAMRHDIAFCSENRRTEGIIGDLTVRENIILAMQAARGWSRPLPRRRQDELVDKYVKALRISPPNPEALVRNLSGGNQQKVLLARWLITEPKLLILDEPTRGIDIGAKAEIQRLVVSLADGGMAVLFISAELDEVLRLSHKVAVLRDRRMVTELANDADLDAERVMQAIASGARE from the coding sequence GTGGTCGAACCAGAGCCACTGGTCACAATGACCGGTATCGGCAAGGCGTTCCCCGGGGTCAGGGCGCTCGACGACGTCAACTTCCGGCTGCTGCCCGGCGAGGTGCACGCCCTGATGGGCGAGAACGGCGCCGGGAAGTCGACGCTCATCAAGGTCCTCACCGGGGTGTACGACATCGACGAGGGGGAGATCCGGCTGGCCGGCGTGCCGGTCCGCTTCACCGGCCCGCTTCAGGCGCAGCGGGCCGGGGTGAGCACGGTCTACCAGGAGGTCAACCTCTGCGCCAACCTGTCGGTGGCGGAGAACATCTTCATCGGGCGTGAGCCCCACCGGTTCGGCCGGATCCACTGGTCGAAGATGCGCGACGACGCCGCCGGGCTGCTGCGCCGGCTGGGCGTCGAGGTCAACCCGTCGTCCCTGCTGGGCAGCCACTCGCTCGCCATCCAGCAGATGGTCGCCATCGCCCGCGCCATCGACATCTCGGCGAAGGTGCTGATCCTCGACGAGCCGACCTCCAGCCTCGACGCGGCCGAGGTCGAGCAGCTGTTCCGGGTGATCCGCAAGCTCCGCGACGAGGGCATGGCGATCCTCTTCGTGACCCACTTCCTGGACCAGGTCTACGAGGTCTCCGACCGGATCACGGTGCTGCGCAACGGCCGGCTGGTCGGCGAGTACGCCACCCGCGAACTGCCCCAGCTCGAGCTGGTGGCGAAGATGATCGGCCAGGAACTCGCCGCGCTGGAGCAGCTGGAGGAGCAGCCCAAGCCCTCGCTGGCCGCCCTGGAGGGGGGCGAACCGGTCGTCGAGGCGCACGAACTCGGCCGTACCGGCGCGGTGGAGCCGTTCAGCCTGGCGATCCACTCCGGCGAGGTGGTCGGCCTCGCCGGACTGCTCGGCTCGGGCCGGACCGAGGCGGCCCGGCTGTTCTTCGGTGCCGACCGGGCCGATCGCGGCGAGCTGCGGGCGGGCGGGCGGCCGGTGACGATGCGCGGCCCGCGGGTAGCGATGCGGCACGACATCGCGTTCTGCTCGGAGAACCGGCGGACCGAGGGCATCATCGGCGACCTGACCGTCCGGGAGAACATCATCCTGGCCATGCAGGCCGCCCGCGGCTGGTCCCGCCCACTGCCGCGGCGCCGCCAGGACGAACTTGTCGACAAGTACGTGAAGGCCCTCCGGATCTCGCCGCCCAATCCGGAGGCGCTGGTCCGTAATCTCAGTGGCGGCAATCAGCAGAAGGTCCTGCTGGCCCGCTGGCTGATCACCGAGCCGAAGCTGCTGATCCTCGACGAGCCGACCCGCGGCATCGACATCGGGGCCAAGGCCGAGATCCAGCGGCTGGTCGTGTCGCTGGCCGACGGCGGGATGGCGGTGCTGTTCATCTCGGCGGAACTGGACGAGGTGCTCCGGCTCAGCCACAAGGTCGCCGTCCTGCGCGACCGCCGGATGGTCACCGAACTGGCAAACGACGCCGACCTGGACGCCGAGCGGGTCATGCAGGCAATCGCGAGTGGAGCACGGGAATGA
- a CDS encoding alpha-ketoglutarate-dependent dioxygenase AlkB translates to MVEAAYQPSMLDLAPAGAGLGALAGRLRRHQLTRGAWVDHLPGWVGGSDEVLRVLLDEVDWRAERRRMYDGEVDVPRLLRWYSAREPLPHELLTEARDRLTAHYAAELGEPFVTAGMCLYRTGRDSVAWHGDTLGRSAHVDTMVAIVSFGSPRPLLLRPRGGGPSRRFALGHGDLIVMGGSCQRTWEHAVPKTARAVGPRVSVQFRPAGVA, encoded by the coding sequence ATGGTCGAAGCCGCCTACCAGCCGTCGATGCTGGATCTCGCCCCGGCCGGGGCCGGACTGGGCGCGCTCGCCGGCCGGCTACGCCGGCACCAGCTCACCCGGGGAGCCTGGGTCGACCATCTGCCCGGCTGGGTGGGTGGCTCCGACGAGGTGCTGCGGGTCCTGCTCGACGAGGTCGACTGGCGGGCCGAACGGCGCCGGATGTACGACGGAGAGGTGGACGTCCCCCGGCTGCTGCGCTGGTACTCCGCGCGGGAACCGCTGCCGCACGAGCTGCTCACCGAGGCCCGGGACCGGCTCACCGCCCACTACGCGGCCGAGCTGGGCGAGCCGTTCGTGACGGCGGGGATGTGCCTGTACCGCACCGGCCGGGACAGCGTCGCCTGGCACGGCGACACCCTCGGCCGGTCCGCCCACGTCGACACGATGGTCGCCATCGTCTCCTTCGGCTCGCCCCGGCCGCTGCTGCTGCGCCCACGCGGGGGCGGACCGAGCCGACGGTTCGCGCTCGGACACGGCGACCTGATCGTGATGGGCGGCTCCTGCCAGCGCACCTGGGAGCACGCGGTGCCGAAGACGGCCCGCGCGGTCGGCCCCCGGGTCAGCGTGCAGTTCCGCCCGGCCGGCGTCGCCTGA
- a CDS encoding 4'-phosphopantetheinyl transferase superfamily protein codes for MTGTTTPLHDLLGRLTAPAPDECHVWRLPVVAGRWDRYDQILDAGEQARRERFLREADRIRYQTAHVGVRLLLGGYLGVSPQGLRFGRDCRHCPAVDHGKPMVLDPPSVLDFSLSHSGDLVTIAVAAAPVGVDVQEVEARTDIASISAVSLSPAEQEWLGAQPVEQARQNFFGYWARKEALLKATGHGMAVPMSRITLSPPTEPARLVRWAADRPLDGPAQLFDLTVGPGYTGSVAVLAAGPVRVVEADLPEPPD; via the coding sequence ATGACCGGAACGACCACCCCGCTGCACGACCTGCTCGGTCGGCTCACCGCGCCAGCGCCCGACGAGTGCCACGTCTGGCGGTTGCCGGTGGTTGCGGGCCGCTGGGACCGCTACGACCAGATCCTCGATGCCGGCGAGCAGGCCCGCCGGGAACGGTTCCTGCGGGAGGCCGACCGGATCCGCTACCAGACCGCGCACGTCGGGGTCCGACTGCTGCTCGGCGGTTACCTCGGCGTATCCCCGCAGGGGTTGCGGTTCGGCCGGGACTGCCGGCACTGCCCTGCGGTCGACCACGGCAAGCCCATGGTGCTGGACCCGCCGTCGGTGCTGGACTTCTCCCTCAGCCACTCCGGGGATCTGGTCACCATCGCGGTGGCGGCCGCCCCGGTCGGGGTGGACGTCCAGGAGGTCGAGGCCCGCACGGACATCGCGTCCATCAGCGCGGTGAGTCTCTCGCCGGCCGAGCAGGAGTGGCTCGGCGCCCAGCCGGTCGAGCAGGCCCGGCAGAACTTCTTCGGCTACTGGGCCCGGAAGGAGGCCCTGCTCAAGGCGACCGGCCACGGGATGGCGGTGCCGATGTCGCGGATCACCCTGAGCCCGCCGACCGAGCCGGCCCGGCTGGTGCGGTGGGCCGCGGACCGGCCGCTGGACGGACCGGCGCAGCTGTTCGATCTGACGGTCGGCCCCGGCTACACCGGCAGCGTCGCGGTGCTGGCCGCCGGCCCGGTCCGGGTGGTCGAGGCCGACCTGCCGGAGCCGCCGGATTAG
- a CDS encoding ABC transporter permease encodes MTRLTALTRHRLLWPVVILLVLLVSNLFFTPNFFSIQVRDGHLYGSLIDILRFGAPLILVALGMTLVIATGGIDLSVGSVVAICGALSCLQISDLSNQNSVTGVLVAVGLALLLALGLGAWNGLLVAGVGIQPIIATLILMVAGRGLAQLITGGQIITINSSPYKLIGGGYWLTLPFSVLIALVMLVLTVLFTRRTALGMLIESVGGNAEASRLAGVQAKRLILTSYMFCALCAGIAGLMISSNVSSADGNNAGLWIELDAILAVVIGGTSLAGGRFSIGGTVIGALIIQTLTTTIYTTGIPPETTLLFKALVVTIVCLLQSPSFRAKVFRQRREPPLARRPPASEEPRIEVPA; translated from the coding sequence ATGACCCGACTGACCGCCCTGACCCGGCACCGCCTGCTGTGGCCGGTGGTGATCCTGCTGGTGCTGCTCGTCAGCAACCTCTTCTTCACGCCGAACTTCTTCTCCATCCAGGTCCGCGACGGCCACCTGTACGGGAGTCTGATCGACATTCTCCGGTTCGGTGCGCCGTTGATCCTGGTGGCGCTCGGCATGACGCTCGTCATCGCCACCGGCGGGATCGACCTCTCGGTCGGCTCGGTGGTGGCGATCTGTGGTGCCCTCTCCTGCCTGCAGATCAGTGACCTGAGCAACCAGAACAGTGTCACCGGCGTCCTGGTCGCGGTGGGGCTGGCGCTGCTGCTGGCCCTCGGGCTCGGAGCCTGGAACGGTCTCCTGGTCGCCGGGGTGGGCATCCAGCCGATCATCGCGACGCTGATCCTGATGGTGGCCGGCCGGGGACTCGCCCAGCTGATCACCGGTGGCCAGATCATCACCATCAACTCCTCGCCGTACAAGCTGATCGGCGGCGGCTACTGGCTCACCCTGCCGTTCTCGGTGTTGATCGCACTGGTGATGCTCGTGCTGACCGTGTTGTTCACCCGGCGTACCGCGCTCGGCATGCTCATCGAGTCCGTCGGCGGGAACGCCGAGGCCAGCCGGCTGGCCGGGGTCCAGGCGAAGCGGCTGATCCTGACCAGCTACATGTTCTGCGCGCTCTGCGCCGGCATCGCCGGGCTGATGATCAGTTCCAACGTCTCCAGCGCGGACGGCAACAACGCCGGGCTCTGGATCGAACTGGACGCGATCCTCGCCGTCGTGATCGGCGGCACCTCGCTGGCCGGCGGCCGGTTCTCCATCGGCGGCACCGTGATCGGCGCGCTGATCATCCAGACCCTCACCACCACCATCTACACCACCGGCATCCCGCCGGAGACGACGCTGCTGTTCAAGGCGCTGGTGGTCACCATCGTCTGCCTGCTCCAGTCGCCATCCTTCCGGGCCAAGGTCTTCCGGCAGCGACGCGAGCCACCGCTGGCGAGACGACCACCGGCCAGCGAGGAACCGAGGATCGAGGTACCGGCATGA
- a CDS encoding L-ribulose-5-phosphate 4-epimerase, giving the protein MTGKPWSDEIGTEIARLRDEVCRLHAELTRWGLVTWTSGNVSARVPGADLMVIKPSGLSYDDLTPASMVVTTLDGEVVDGEHRPSSDTDAHGYVYRAMPDVGGVVHTHSPYATAWAARGEAIPCVLTAMADEFGGEIPVGPFALIGGDDIGKGIVATLAGHRSPAVLMRNHGVFTIGRSAKAAVKAAVMCEDVARTVHITCSGGDPVPIEPHHIDALYERYQNVYGQR; this is encoded by the coding sequence ATGACCGGCAAACCCTGGTCCGACGAGATCGGCACCGAGATCGCCCGGCTCCGCGACGAGGTGTGCCGGCTGCACGCCGAGCTGACCCGGTGGGGCCTGGTCACCTGGACCAGCGGCAACGTCAGCGCCCGGGTGCCCGGTGCCGACCTGATGGTGATCAAACCGAGCGGGTTGTCCTACGACGACCTGACGCCTGCGTCGATGGTGGTCACCACCCTCGACGGTGAGGTGGTCGACGGTGAGCACCGGCCGTCGAGCGACACCGACGCGCACGGGTACGTCTACCGGGCGATGCCGGACGTCGGCGGCGTGGTGCACACCCACAGCCCGTACGCGACCGCCTGGGCGGCCCGCGGCGAGGCCATCCCGTGCGTGCTCACCGCGATGGCCGACGAATTCGGCGGCGAGATCCCGGTCGGGCCGTTCGCCCTGATCGGCGGCGACGACATCGGCAAGGGAATCGTGGCGACCCTGGCCGGACACCGCTCCCCGGCGGTGCTGATGCGCAACCACGGCGTCTTCACCATCGGCCGGTCCGCGAAGGCGGCCGTGAAGGCGGCGGTGATGTGCGAGGACGTCGCCCGGACCGTGCACATCACCTGCTCGGGCGGTGACCCGGTGCCGATCGAGCCACACCACATCGACGCGCTGTACGAGCGGTACCAGAACGTCTACGGCCAGCGTTGA
- the araA gene encoding L-arabinose isomerase — MTSHLAQSAQPEIWFLTGSQGLYGPETLEQVADQSREIAGLLDASADVPARVVWRPVLTSSAEILRVCREANAADRVIGVIAWMHTFSPAKMWISGLDALTAPLLHLHTQSNMALPWAEIDMDFMNLNQAAHGDREFGFVQTRLGVARKTVAGHVRDPRVTARIGAWTRAAIGAAEMRGLRLARFGDNMRDVAVTEGDKVEAQLRFGVSVNTYGVTELVEAVDSTSDADVDKLVQDYGDQYRLAAELRPGGDRHESLRYAARIELGLRGFLTGGGFRAFTTNFEDLGGLRQLPGLAVQRLMADGYGFGGEGDWKTSVLVRTLKSMSVGTTGGTSFMEDYTYDLTPGEELILGAHMLEVCPSIAADTPSCEIHPLGIGGREDPVRLVFDAAAGPAVVLGLVDMGERFRLVANEIEVVPPSQPLPRLPVARAVWRPAPDLPTSAEAWLTAGGPHHTVLSQAVGTEELDDLAEMTGTELVVIDAQTTARRFAQELRWNQAYHRLARGF, encoded by the coding sequence ATGACATCGCACCTGGCACAGTCGGCACAGCCGGAGATCTGGTTTCTCACGGGCAGTCAGGGACTCTACGGCCCGGAGACGCTGGAGCAGGTCGCCGATCAGTCCCGGGAGATCGCCGGTCTGCTGGACGCCTCCGCCGACGTGCCGGCCCGGGTGGTGTGGCGGCCGGTGCTCACCTCCAGCGCCGAGATCCTGCGGGTCTGCCGGGAGGCGAACGCCGCCGACCGGGTGATCGGCGTGATCGCCTGGATGCACACCTTCTCGCCGGCGAAGATGTGGATCTCCGGCCTGGACGCCCTCACGGCGCCGCTGCTGCACCTGCACACCCAGTCGAACATGGCCCTGCCCTGGGCCGAGATCGACATGGACTTCATGAACCTCAACCAGGCCGCGCACGGCGACCGGGAGTTCGGCTTTGTGCAGACCCGGCTCGGGGTGGCCCGCAAGACCGTCGCCGGTCACGTCCGCGATCCCCGGGTCACCGCCCGGATCGGCGCCTGGACCAGGGCGGCGATCGGCGCGGCCGAGATGCGCGGCCTGCGGCTGGCCCGGTTCGGCGACAACATGCGCGACGTCGCGGTCACCGAGGGGGACAAGGTCGAGGCGCAGCTGCGGTTCGGCGTCTCGGTGAACACCTACGGGGTGACCGAGTTGGTCGAGGCGGTCGACTCGACCTCCGACGCCGACGTCGACAAGCTCGTCCAGGACTACGGCGACCAGTACCGGCTGGCGGCGGAGCTGCGGCCCGGCGGGGACCGGCACGAGTCGCTGCGCTACGCCGCCCGCATCGAACTGGGGCTGCGCGGCTTTCTCACCGGCGGCGGGTTCCGGGCCTTCACCACCAACTTCGAGGACCTCGGCGGGCTGCGCCAGCTGCCCGGCCTCGCCGTCCAGCGGTTGATGGCCGACGGGTACGGCTTCGGCGGCGAGGGTGACTGGAAGACCTCGGTGCTGGTCCGCACCCTCAAGTCGATGTCGGTCGGCACCACCGGCGGTACCTCGTTCATGGAGGACTACACCTACGACCTGACCCCCGGTGAGGAGCTGATCCTCGGCGCGCACATGCTGGAGGTCTGCCCGAGCATCGCCGCCGACACCCCGAGCTGTGAGATCCACCCGCTCGGCATCGGCGGTCGCGAGGACCCGGTCCGGTTGGTCTTCGACGCGGCGGCCGGCCCGGCGGTGGTGCTCGGCCTGGTGGACATGGGGGAGCGGTTCCGGCTGGTCGCCAACGAGATCGAGGTGGTCCCGCCGAGCCAGCCGCTGCCCCGGCTGCCGGTGGCCCGGGCGGTCTGGCGACCCGCGCCGGACCTGCCGACCTCGGCCGAGGCGTGGCTGACCGCCGGCGGGCCGCACCACACCGTGTTGTCCCAGGCGGTCGGCACCGAGGAACTCGACGACCTGGCCGAGATGACCGGGACCGAACTGGTCGTCATCGACGCCCAGACCACGGCCCGCCGGTTCGCCCAGGAGCTGCGCTGGAACCAGGCGTACCACCGGTTGGCCCGGGGTTTCTGA